CCAACCGCTGCAGTTCCTCGTGCACCCGGGTGCGAGTCCCTGCGGCGATCTCGGTTCGGACGCTCACGACCCGCTTCCCGGCATACTCCTTGATGATCCGTACGTGGGCCGAGGATCGCGGGATCCGGTAAGCCGTCTTCGGGAACCGCCCCCGCGTCCCCTGTCTCGCAGGCCGGTACGGCCTGCCGAATACTTCAGGGAATAACGTCTGGTACGACAGAAAACCGTCCGTGAACAGGACCAGTCCATGCGGATCAGCGAGGCGTTCTTTGGTCTGAACGAGCAATGACCGCGTCAGGGTGGCGGTGCGCTCGCCGATTTCACCCTGGATCAGGAACTTACTGCTGGGACAAGAGTTTCCAGGCGGCACGAGATGCCCTCCAGAACGCTGCCGATCACGGCCCCACACGGATTTTTATCGGTCAGCACAGCATGCTGCGCGTACCTGTTCCCTGCGCCCCGCACCACACGACATCCGGCGCCTCTCGCCTTCTCGTTGTTCGACCGCCTGATGCTCGTCTCCGGGCTGTTCAGGCTGAGAAGGGCTTGGCACGGCTCAACATGCACTCCAGAACGCGATAGAGAAAATGACGTGCTGACCGACGTTTCTCCTGATCCGCGTCCTCATGACGTCGTGTGGCACACGACTCCGACAGGCATGGAAACTCTTAACTTTAGATGAACATGCTTTTTTGGAACATGCTGTAGTATCAAAAAAGCCAAGTTGCGGCGTGACGAATGAAAATCAGTCCGGTGAAGACCCCTGGGGGTAAGAATGGAACCGTTCACTCTCCTGCCGGCCTCACTCACACCACCTGCGGGGTACGTTACGTTCTTCCGCTTCGTCAGAAGGCACCGCGTGACTACTCCGATCACTGCCGTGTACGTGTCCCCGAGTTCCAACCGCTGGAATGAGCTCGGCCAACCGGCGGTTTACGCAAGTTCGAGCAGGGCGCTCGCCGAGGCAGAGGTTCTCAAAAGCGTCTCGGCGACGATCTTACAGGCTGCTCTCGTTCCCATCCTCGTCCACGTCCCTAGTGAACTGATTCAGACGCTACCGGATGACCAGTATCCAGGTGACTGGAATCACAATCCTCACCCTACCTCCACGCAGACCATAGGAGGTGGGTGGCTCAATGCCATGCGCGGCCTCGCCCTGCGCGTACGATCGGAGCGAGACCCGCATCAGTACAACGTCATCATCAACCCTCGCCACCAAGACGCCGTGCGAATACTCACGTGCGTTGATCCTAATTGGCCGCGCAGGTAAACCAATAACTTCGCTCACCGGACTGAAATCGACACATATCCCCAAAGGAGCTGACTGAAGAAAAAGTAAGATACTCCCAAAGGCTTATAGAGGGGGTCGATGTAGAAATACAATTTTATCAATACTCCTTATCCCCAGTCGAATTCTTCCTAATAGGTAATTCAAGTGAAGCAAGAGGTGAAAAAATGAGCTCTGGATATCCTATCTATACTAGTACCCCTTCTCATAAGGAAATAGCAAGGATTCTTGGAATGATGATCGACAGCCCTTCTCAGCTTATCGATAAAATCACTCATGGCTTACCTTTTTCTGCTATGGAAAACCTGCAAAAAGCTTTAAGTGTTTCAAACTCTGAGCTTCTAAAAATCACTCATATGTCTCGGACGACATATAACCGCAGAAAAGAAATGGGTGAGCTTAGCCTTGGGGAATCAAATATAATATTCAGATATGCACAAATATATGCTCTTGCCCTTCGAGTATTTGAAGACCCCAAGTTGGTTGATAGCTGGCTGACGAGCGAGCTTGACGTTTTCAGTGGTAAGACACCTCTTGAATATTCAGTAACTGAGCCTGGGGCTGCCTATGTTAATAATGTTCTAATTAATCTTGATCAAGGTAATTTTATGGCATAAGGAAAATTATTTTAACCCTTTTATAAATACATCGTATTTATCATTAGGCCTCTGCTAAAGTTGATCTGATGCGAAATCGAATTGAATGGTTTTGTAAAGCCATTCAATTCGAGCGGAGCGAGTAAGAGCAGAACGGGTTCCGGACGTAGAGTTGGCCGTCCGGCGCCCTTCCGGGTTATCAACGAAACAGAAGTAATTCATATGACTTCTGAGTATGTCGGGGATTCCTCCTTGTAGACGACAACAGCGGAGAGGGAAATGACCGAAAACCCACTTTCGTAGGAGGTCTAGAGCAGTTCTCCGAATTACGGCATCAGAACAACAGCATTCTGATGCCTCCATTCTCCGTCCTGCTCGGCAACATTCACTCGCTCCGCTCGGCCATAAAGAAGGCATCTTTATGGCAAATGCTCTAGTGTCGTTTCGGGCATAGCTTTGCTGCTCTCTGAGGTGGCCGTCGGTGCCAGCAGCCTTATGTGGCTGGAGAGGGCTGGTGGAGATGAGGTCCCGCAGGTGGAGCGGCGGGTGACCTGGGAGTACGCCCTCTACGCCCATGGAGAGACGGAGATTCCCACCATGACAGCGGATGGGTTTTCCATGCAAGCGAAGTCCTTTGCCTACTGGGAGGATCCCGAAGGAAGGCAGCAGCAGGACGAAGTTCTGGAATTGGAGGAAACACTCGGCGTAAAGGACCGGGACATTCTCAATTGGGCTGGGAAGCAGGGCTGGGAACTGGTGACGTACGAGAGGGAGATGGATGGCAGGCATTCGAGACGCCTGACGTTCAAACGGCCTGTACAGTTGCCTGCCCCGCAGCAGTGAGGGCGGCATAACAACGTACGGTTGCGGCAGCGTGGAGTGGGGTTTGTAGCCCCGCTCCACGACTCCATGCCTGATCGGTAGTCGGTCTACAGGTGTTCGCCCCAGCCGTGGCGTGACAACGGGCATCGGCCCCAGCCCACACGATTCAAGTCGGATGTTTCATTTGCGATGTGAGCCGATCCCTGAGGTACAACGCGACGATGTACCTCATCGACCGACTCAGCGCCTGGAGTGAGCTCGATCCCATCGTCACACTCGGACCCCCCCAATACGTCCGGGCTGACCGGCGGATGCGGATCCTCCAAGTCACCTACAACGACCCCCAGGGAGGCCGGACCGACCTCTCGGGAAGTCATACGCACGCTGAACAGTTTGAGCTGCTGACAGACCAGTCAGGCCGCCCGCTGTTCCACGACTACGTGATGTTCGGAATCCTGAACGGCGTGATCCAAAGGGGATGCGAAGCCCGCAACTGGCCCTGGTCCATCAGCCAGGATGCGTTGGGGATCTACCAAGCCACCGTCGATCAGGTCACGGCCGAAGCGACCAGTTGCAGCTTTCAGGCCCTGATCGACGCCTACCTTCAGCGGCTCCAACGAGAGCAACTGCTCTCAGAACGCGACGGACCGGCGGTTCAGACGGCCAGCCCCTGAGTCGTTCGCCGGCCACCACCATCAGGCATTGGGGGCGGCCAGCGAACCTCACGCGTAGATGTGTTCAGTGCCACTCCTGTACGCCTCGTACACGTGCGCATAGATGGCCGTGACAGCCGCATCGAACTCCACCTTGCCGTAATGCTCCGGAAGGGCATCCAGCTCACGACGGATGGCCTGCCGGACCATGGCCCGCG
The sequence above is a segment of the Deinococcus depolymerans genome. Coding sequences within it:
- a CDS encoding RES family NAD+ phosphorylase, which produces MEPFTLLPASLTPPAGYVTFFRFVRRHRVTTPITAVYVSPSSNRWNELGQPAVYASSSRALAEAEVLKSVSATILQAALVPILVHVPSELIQTLPDDQYPGDWNHNPHPTSTQTIGGGWLNAMRGLALRVRSERDPHQYNVIINPRHQDAVRILTCVDPNWPRR
- a CDS encoding antitoxin Xre-like helix-turn-helix domain-containing protein, encoding MMIDSPSQLIDKITHGLPFSAMENLQKALSVSNSELLKITHMSRTTYNRRKEMGELSLGESNIIFRYAQIYALALRVFEDPKLVDSWLTSELDVFSGKTPLEYSVTEPGAAYVNNVLINLDQGNFMA